A genomic region of Plasmodium malariae genome assembly, chromosome: 14 contains the following coding sequences:
- the PmUG01_14012400 gene encoding fam-m protein: MYILKLNMKIIILTYIGAFILLTWICHFNVDMRYFSKILDNNYYHSSKLDARTYRLLGKYEKLKDSKIVYLKKDVPHNVKYEKKNIRNNEKWTEKKEHNRNLLNMDHYYTQVTDYNNGIFDGKHFHFERKWIKKKDYECFLEKKRRICDISLRKIKLRKYKFGVALFLLFFFLGIGLSVLPGLPFIKTVEGWMKDNELLKSLYSALDDLKNGENFYIYIGLFSIIIIKLSVIVIIVIYKILRNNEKYNRIKLMTE; encoded by the exons atgtatatattgaaactaaatatgaagataattatattaacttATATTGGTGcgtttattcttttaacaTGGATATGTCATTTTAACGTGGATATG AgatattttagtaaaattttGGATAACAATTATTACCATAGTAGTAAATTAGATGCAAGAACTTATAGATTACTaggaaaatatgaaaagcTTAAAGATtcaaaaattgtatatttaaaaaaggatgTACCACATAATgtaaaatacgaaaaaaaaaatatacgtaataatgaaaaatggaccgaaaaaaaagaacataataGAAATTTATTGAACATGGATCATTATTATACTCAAGTTACAGATTACAATAATGGAATATTTGATGGGAAgcatttccattttgaaagaaaatggattaaaaaaaaagattatgaatgttttcttgaaaaaaaaagaagaatttgtgatatatccttaagaaaaataaaacttagaaaatacaaatttgGAGTTGCtctatttttactttttttctttttgggAATAGGATTATCCGTATTACCAGGATTACCATTTATAAAAACTGTAGAAGGATGGATGAAAGATAATGAATTATTGAAAAGTTTGTATAGTGCTCTAGATGACTTGAAAAATGGAGaaaatttctatatttatataggaTTATTCAGCataattatcataaaattatCGGTAATAGTTATAATAGTGATTTATAAGATTTTAaggaataatgaaaaatataatagaattaAGTTAATGACggaataa